The following proteins are co-located in the Triticum aestivum cultivar Chinese Spring chromosome 1A, IWGSC CS RefSeq v2.1, whole genome shotgun sequence genome:
- the LOC123068916 gene encoding uncharacterized protein, whose translation MIGGAGRQRHDGAVARPRRRFEAAGGEEEGGEATTASAGCMCRSCAAVAVADCVALACCPCAVVSLLGLALVRAPLAVGRLVIRARRRRRALLRGKRVPDVAAAAALPAPGDDDREKGAVKEGGVGGVQTTATSTGGEVGVGDDHEAELAWLEEMYRTGRWGFGRVSFSAKTP comes from the coding sequence ATGattggcggggcggggcggcagcggcaTGACGGTGCGGTGGCGCGGCCGCGACGCAGGTTTGAAGCCGCTGGtggcgaggaggagggaggggaggccacGACGGCGAGCGCGGGGTGCATGTGCCGGTCGTGCGCGGCGGTGGCCGTGGCGGACTGCGTGGCGCTGGCGTGCTGCCCCTGCGCGGTCGTCAGCCTGCTCGGCCTGGCGCTCGTCAGGGCGCCCCTCGCCGTCGGCAGGCTGGTGATCAGGGccaggcggaggcggcgggcgctGCTGCGCGGCAAGCGGGTGCCCGACGTGGCCGCCGCCGCGGCTCTCCCGGCGCCGGGCGACGACGACCGCGAGAAGGGCGCGGTGAAggagggcggcgtcggcggcgtgcAGACCACGGCGACGAGTACGGGCGGCGAGGTGGGAGTCGGCGATGATCACGAGGCGGAGCTGGCGTGGCTGGAGGAGATGTACCGGACGGGGCGCTGGGGCTTCGGCCGCGTCTCCTTCTCGGCCAAAACCCCGTGA